tttcttgagTCAACTCTTCTTATATTTTAAGGGACCTCACTCACTTCtatacttatattctatattttatattcttttagtaccctattaaattcaatttaaattttagaaacacatgtatattttaaaaatttcgaATTTTGTGTATtacattctttttttaaattttctaaaacatatttgtattttaaaaaaaattcaacaacatAATTGTCTTTTTGAAAATTCGAAATTTgtactctatttttattttttttttaagttttttgaaatacaaatgtGTTCATCAAATtccataaaacaaaattttctagaaaaaaaattcaaatttgtgttccaaaaaactttttttaaaacacaaatatgTATTGAACAACAACAAATTTGagtttagtttaaaaaaaagagtaaaatataatttttactaaaatatggAATACAAGTATAATTAGATGGGTATAGAGTAAAATGATAGCATATCATATAAGATGAGTTTTATAATGAGAGGGTAAGAGAGTTAAATCTTGACCAGAAAATCgtacatgaatgataataataaaaaattgtttaagtgatatatgattactttaaaaaatataattttttattttaaatcattgTCACTCATGTATGATTGTGTGGTTAAGATTAAAAATCTTGACCAGACAACCatacatgaatgataataatcaaaaattatttaagtgatatatgattacttaaaaaaatataattttttattttaaatcattgTCACTCATGTATGATTGTGTGGTTAAGATTTAATTATCTCACTCAGTTTTATCATTTGAtacacttttaaaattaatttttcatcaCTTAAACTTCACAAAATCTCTCCTTTTTTAGCCCAAAAACTCTCATGATTCATTTGTATATTGGTAAAAACTTTTTCGACAAATAAAGTTATTacatatttaaacaataaaaccGTAGAGTAATATGAAACAATAAATAACACACTAATTCAGCATAAAAATAtaactgtaaaaaaaaattattttttgtttttaaatcttAACTCAATTAACAAATATCGATAATGTTAAATTGAATGTATTATCTTGAGTTTGAATACGATAACtacgaaaaaaaattattcttttatgaAATTACAGGATAGTATTACTATTTGTTGAAATATTTCCACCGACATCCATCCTTTAGAAACTATATAGCCTTAATCTTTTCTCATTCAAATTTtgatcaataaatttttaatgcaatatttttcattattatttttgattaattgtaaaatgtgaaataatcgataaaaattaatctaattGATAAAAGATTGAATCATATCTCATACATACattgttttgtttataaaaaatatattatatattatcataaaatCAGATACACAATCtaacaatattgatatttatcaattaaattattatttaaaaattatacaaacataattttaaaaagatattttttgcATAATAATTCTGTTAAAATATTTACGTAAAAGATTTTAAATTCCACATTTTTTTTTGCAACTTTTAAACCCATTTCTATATTATCGAGCAAAATATGTCACAATTAACAGTCCAATTATCCACCCACCCCTTTAACAAGTTCACTCATTCTCCCATGACTTCATGCTCAACACGCTACTCGATATGGTGTGGACCTATAGAAATAGATTTGATGcaattaaaatttagttgaaTACTCATTtgtctttaattttgtttttccgCTGCTAAATAAACTACTAAAAGTTAAGAttcaataatgtattttatattattaaaaattaaaatttaataaaaagtcataaaaataaaggttGAGTTCACTACAGTATTAATGGAGAGTCTAAAGATACGGAAACAAGAAACCAAATGTTTCAAAATCACAAGTAAGAATCAcctattttatatatgtaagaTTTAGTTTATTCATAGTCCATGTTAGACTTCACCACTCTCATTTAAATCCATTAATACTTACAATGGTTAACAAATACATAAGTCGctcttattttattaagaatTTATCCTCTCACCTCTACTACTTTTTAAAAACATGTGAGTGAGAGAAGAatcttccaatttttttttccactcAAATAGTCAAATCTGAACTAGTtcgattaaaaaaaagaaagttgggTCAAAATAGTTTCAAAGCACAAGAactaataaagtaatattttaccCCATCGAACTTAGACTAGCAACTAGCAATACAACTGCAAAAAGAATAACAAACACCTAAGTACTATTATGCTTTAACTTATTGGCTATTTCACAACTAAAAGTAAAACggttattctagtctatttctTTTTGCCAGTCCCTTCAAAAGAACTGTCAGATGCAATATACAGTTCCCTGTGCCACCAATCCTTGGTTCAAACTCTGTTATCAAATTCAAAAGGGAAATAATCATTATTAGTTAATTGCCACTATTCATCCAAACAATTAGTCAAAGGAAGATGACACTTACGGTGTCCAGCTCTAAAATTCCTCCTTTCCAGTATTGTTGAGACACAGTACTTCCTCTTTGCAAGTAGACTTGTTGTGCCCTAGTCCCTTGCATCGGCTGCAATGTAGATCACGCTTGACTATGTCTTGAGAACCATATCGCTTTGTTGCTGGTCGACCCGGTGGTCGTCGTGTGGGAGGAGGTGTTACTGTTACCAAGGGCTCTATTGCAGCAGGCACATCCATATTCACAATCGGATTTATACACTCCGAATAAGTCAATCTGTAGCTCTCAGTTGTACAGTATCTAGAGCAAAAATCATAAACAGACTGCCCTATCGCCACGATGACAGCAATGGCATGGCAGCATGGCACCCCACTCAGCTGCCAGGTTTTGCAACTACATTCCCACCTGTCGATATTGACAACCTCGGCCGAGTCACCACAAACTTCGTATGTACTATCGCCCGATAATATAACTTGAAGTGAAGGACTTTTTTGACTTTCCCTTTTAAGCTTCTCCTCCATGGATGGGCTCAGCCTAGTCGACCATTGATCAGATTCTGCCTTTCTGGTACTAATCAGCTCCGTAATCTTACTCCTAATAACATCAACCATCTGTGTTATCGGTAAATCATCTGCATCTGATGCCCAACAGTAGAACAGCTCCCCAAAGTTTGAAGTCATGTGGTTATACCTAGTACCCTGAAAAAATGAATTCGCCCAGTTCTGGGGATCACTTTGCATAATCCAATCGTAAGCTTCTATAGAAATCCTTTTAATGCTCTCCATGCAGTTCTGAAAGCCTTCTAGTTTGGGTGAATAAGCAGCAGCATATAAATCCTCACTCATGAGTCGCTTTACCTCGTGAGAATACTGCTCTTTCAAGTCTCGAAAAAGTTGCTCAGTTAAGTATCGCAGGCAGTACGCATGGAATGAACCTTCAAATATCTCAGCAATTGAATTTTTCAGCCCATTCTCTCTGTCCGCTACAAATGTTATGGGAACAGATGTTGACAGCTCTGATTTGAGTTGAAGAAGGAACCAATGCCAACTATCATCAGATTCAGCGTCAACAACGGCGAAGGCAACAGGAAATACACCATCATCTGCATCAGCAGCTGTTGCTGCTAACAATGCCCCTTGATATTTTGACTTCAGTGGAATGctatcaaggaaaatcaatggTCGGCAACCTTGTTGAAAGCCATACAACGAAGCATGAAATGAAACAAAGAGACGATCGAAGCTTGAGTCTTCCTTAGTAGTGTACATAGCTAGACTTCCAGGATTAGCCTCCATTAATTTTTCACAGAAGAAAGGTAACTGACTATATGCCTCTTTATAAGAACCCTGAAGCTGCTCCTTTGCAATCTCTTTCCCACGCCATGCCTGAAAGTAGTTAAGTTGAATTCCATATTCCTGCTTGATATCATTGACAATGTCCTTGGGCTTGTAGTCAGGAAAAGCTTTCAACTTTTCCTTGATAATACTAGCCACCCAATTCCTAGTTGCTTGATGCCCTGTCGTTCCAACAGCCCCTTCACAAGTATGTTCcgaattcattttttttatgcataTCAACTGAGTACTCGACAGCCTTGATGCATGAATTCTCCAAGGGCAACCTTCTGCTTTGCATTTAACAGTCACACGATGACTAtcattctttttatatttaaacgCAAATTGATGAGCAATGGCATATTTCCGCAGCGACTCTCGAAATTCATGTACACTGTTGAACCTTTGACCGACACCAGTGATAGTATTCTGCCATTGTAGTGCCCCTTTAGCAAGCTTCTCCTCATTTGAGGAAAGGCTCAAAAGAGGGATGTCCATATCCACATCCATTTGAATTGTATCATGAGGAGCATCAGGGGGAGCATCCACGACATCAgaattcaaaatggtattgatTGGCAACACTGTGTCAGACAAAGTTGTTCTACTTGACCTAAGAAATAaagaatatcaaaattaaactctaGAAACTAAATCCCCATGAAATAACAAAAGAGATATTACTATTAGGATATAGAACCAAAGAAACTACCTACTGGCAGGCATGGTTGAAACCTCAAGAGCAACGGCATCTTCAATAAGGATATAAATTTCAACAGTAATCGAATCGCGATGAAACTTAACCATTCGTTGTAGATCCTTGTCATTGGAAATTGAAATGAGAGTGGTCTTGTTTCCAGGAAGAAAATACTTAATAGACATGCTCCTAAGATTAAAACTAAACATTTCAGCTATTTCTGCCTTGAAAtctataaaattcatttgatcaTCAATGTCCATAGCATGAGCATCACCGCCTTTATATGACAAAGTACCATCTTTTTCAGTTTCAAATTTGCCACCTGACTGACAAATTGCAATTGTCTTCTTAGCAGCCATGACCTAACACAG
The genomic region above belongs to Cicer arietinum cultivar CDC Frontier isolate Library 1 chromosome 4, Cicar.CDCFrontier_v2.0, whole genome shotgun sequence and contains:
- the LOC101497723 gene encoding uncharacterized protein isoform X1, translated to MAAKKTIAICQSGGKFETEKDGTLSYKGGDAHAMDIDDQMNFIDFKAEIAEMFSFNLRSMSIKYFLPGNKTTLISISNDKDLQRMVKFHRDSITVEIYILIEDAVALEVSTMPASRSSRTTLSDTVLPINTILNSDVVDAPPDAPHDTIQMDVDMDIPLLSLSSNEEKLAKGALQWQNTITGVGQRFNSVHEFRESLRKYAIAHQFAFKYKKNDSHRVTVKCKAEGCPWRIHASRLSSTQLICIKKMNSEHTCEGAVGTTGHQATRNWVASIIKEKLKAFPDYKPKDIVNDIKQEYGIQLNYFQAWRGKEIAKEQLQGSYKEAYSQLPFFCEKLMEANPGSLAMYTTKEDSSFDRLFVSFHASLYGFQQGCRPLIFLDSIPLKSKYQGALLAATAADADDGVFPVAFAVVDAESDDSWHWFLLQLKSELSTSVPITFVADRENGLKNSIAEIFEGSFHAYCLRYLTEQLFRDLKEQYSHEVKRLMSEDLYAAAYSPKLEGFQNCMESIKRISIEAYDWIMQSDPQNWANSFFQGTRYNHMTSNFGELFYCWASDADDLPITQMVDVIRSKITELISTRKAESDQWSTRLSPSMEEKLKRESQKSPSLQVILSGDSTYEVCGDSAEVVNIDRWECSCKTWQLSGVPCCHAIAVIVAIGQSVYDFCSRYCTTESYRLTYSECINPIVNMDVPAAIEPLVTVTPPPTRRPPGRPATKRYGSQDIVKRDLHCSRCKGLGHNKSTCKEEVLCLNNTGKEEF
- the LOC101497723 gene encoding uncharacterized protein isoform X2, with translation MDVDMDIPLLSLSSNEEKLAKGALQWQNTITGVGQRFNSVHEFRESLRKYAIAHQFAFKYKKNDSHRVTVKCKAEGCPWRIHASRLSSTQLICIKKMNSEHTCEGAVGTTGHQATRNWVASIIKEKLKAFPDYKPKDIVNDIKQEYGIQLNYFQAWRGKEIAKEQLQGSYKEAYSQLPFFCEKLMEANPGSLAMYTTKEDSSFDRLFVSFHASLYGFQQGCRPLIFLDSIPLKSKYQGALLAATAADADDGVFPVAFAVVDAESDDSWHWFLLQLKSELSTSVPITFVADRENGLKNSIAEIFEGSFHAYCLRYLTEQLFRDLKEQYSHEVKRLMSEDLYAAAYSPKLEGFQNCMESIKRISIEAYDWIMQSDPQNWANSFFQGTRYNHMTSNFGELFYCWASDADDLPITQMVDVIRSKITELISTRKAESDQWSTRLSPSMEEKLKRESQKSPSLQVILSGDSTYEVCGDSAEVVNIDRWECSCKTWQLSGVPCCHAIAVIVAIGQSVYDFCSRYCTTESYRLTYSECINPIVNMDVPAAIEPLVTVTPPPTRRPPGRPATKRYGSQDIVKRDLHCSRCKGLGHNKSTCKEEVLCLNNTGKEEF